The following is a genomic window from Hypomesus transpacificus isolate Combined female chromosome 14, fHypTra1, whole genome shotgun sequence.
CCTGCGTGAGGTGAAAAAGTACTCCGCTTCTGAACCCATGCAAGATGCCAAACTCAACCCCAACCTGTTTGACCACATGCACATGAAGCTGTTCAGAGCCCAGAGGAACCTCTACATCTCAGGCttctccctgttcctctggcTGTGAGTGCTTCCTCCCACACACGCAAACTTAGGGTGCTAACCCCGTTTGAATTTTGCCGATTTGTATGTCAAAATGATGTTCACTGGTGTGCGTttggggggtcaggtggctgagcggttagggagtcgggctgttaatcagaaggttgttggttcgattcccggccgtgccaaattacgttgtgtccctgggcaaggcacttcaccctacttgcctcggggggaatgtatCACTATAGGGATCTAGCTGGCTTTTTATCAAAGGGTGTCAGTCTCAGGCATGATGTTTCAAACAACATCACAAAATGAAGGCCTGGGTACTTACAAAGCCTACTTGGACGATACTGAGGTCTACCTCTGGCCCTCTCTTTtctgaggtctctctctcttcccgtgTGCGTCTGTCTCCAGAATCATGCGGCGCGTGGTCACACTCATACAACAGGTGGCCATCTCCACAGACATGGAAGCCAGCCTGCAggggcagacagagagtgctaACCAATCAGCCAAGAAGTACCAGGAGGACAACCTGCGACTCAGACAGGTAAGAGAGggggagcgggagagagggagagagggggagggattgaGGCTGAGCTGAGGGTTTGTTCAGAGGCCAAGGGGTTGAGGGGAAgtaatggagggagagagtgagtaatTGATGGAGTGAGTaattgagggagagagtgagtaattgagggagagagtgagcaattgagggagagagtgagtaattgagggagagagtgagggagagagtgagtgagtaattgagggacagagtgagtaattgagggagagagtgagtaatTGATGGAGAGAATGAGTAATTGAGGGAGAGTGAGTAtttgaaggagagagtgagtaattgagggagagagtgagtaattgagggagagagtgagtaattgagggagagagtgagtaattgagggagggagagagtacttgagggagagagtgagtaattgagggagagagtgagttatTGATGGAGAAGCTGAGGGGACTGTGGAGTCTCCTCTTCCCACCCAGCTGGTCTGCCGCATGTGACCAGGCCATGTTGGTCGTGTCTTAGCTAGTGAAGAGATCCTGACTCTGTGTTTTGGCTGCTCAGGCTCTGCTGGATGAGGAAAAGGCCACCTCGGCACAAAACGAGTCCCTGAAGAAGGAGGCGGACAAgctggtgaaggacctgaaggCTGGGGACGATGGTTTGTGATCGCCACCGTTAGTGATAGTGTGTTCGTTTAGCTGacgcttttttgtgtgtgtgtgtgtgtgtgtggggaggtgggggtggcaAAACCTAAAAAAACGGTGCAAAACCTAAGCACGTCAGTAGAGAACTCACTTTTATTGGACCACGGAAACAGTAAATACAATAATTTCCTGTACTTGTATTAACTTTTCTTTACTGAACATAGACAACCAGGGGTGTTCCCTAACCGATACAGTAGCTGGCTTAATTAGGCACTTGACCTGGTTAAGATGAGACGTGTTGGCGAGTTTGTCGTTTGagtgtgttttcttttgtatGCAGCTGTAAGGAAGTCTCGGGCCGAAGTGGAGGCCATGAAGAAACAGTCGGAAGGTTTGATCAAAGAGTACGACAGCCTGTTGACAGAGCATCAAGCTGTACAGGTAACACAACATTGAACTGGACTCATCATTCTGTCCAGTACAACGTGATGAGTCCACAACAATAATGATGAACAGACTGCAAAGCTTCGATAAGATCTAAACTATTAAACTGATGTGATGGTAAACATGTGTCCCTGCAGATTATTTATGATGGAGCGGGAGACAAAAAGGATAAATAATTCTGAACGGCACCCACGATTACATCGACGAAGACAAAAGCTTCCTGGAAACCTGTATGTGGATCTCTTTAAGCAAGTGTTTTAACCCATCAATAAAACAACAATATGGTCAAAGATATATATACCATGTGTATTCTCGCCACAATTAAAAATGATCCATATATATTTTCACCACAGGATAAAAATTGCATGATTAGTGAAATAGGCTTGAAATCCCCTTTGAAGCTCGGCCAAGCCGAATGTGCATCGCTTGGATTAAACCCAAAGCCGTCTGCATGTTCTATCAAAGCTACTTTACTGTGAGGCGAAGGATTAACACACACTGCagtagtgtgtatgtggagCGCGTCAGGGGTTTACATACTATTAAACACCAACATCATGTGTGCCCTCGACGGTGAGGATGAACGGATGAAATTGTTGTTCAAAGATTGTGTTATTCCCTGTTTATGTTATGTCCTTGttcaggtttcccagattcgttaaaaagctcttaacactaacatcttcttaggaacgttctaagagcgctctagaacgctcttagaacgttccaaagaagctcttagcgttaagcgcttcttaacgaatctgggaaacccggcccttgttTGTTTACGGACTCAATTAATTTGACAACGAGCTATCGGGGTGTATTAGTGCATAACCACGTTTTATTAGGCTGATGTGGAAAAGCGTTGTGTTCTGGATGACATTATGAAACTTGAGGGCTCGGAACAGTGTTCGTTTTATGGCACGTGGTTTTGTCTATCTGTTTgcagaaaataaacatttgaacaaacatggtgTTTGAGGTTTCATGCATGATATTGAGTTTACTAACATGTGTTTTACCATACCGATTATTATGATGGATGACTTTTATAGAATTTTTGTGTGAATAAGACTGTTTCCACTGTTAGTCATTTTAATGTAACATAAATAAGCAGTAAGGGAAAGACACTTTGAAAATGAACTGTATTAAAATGATTAAAAAGATGAGGCACACAGGTGAATACACATAGCCTACTTTACAATCAGGTAGATACAGTTAGAGTACTGGAGCCTTGAAGTCTCCTCACAAGTCACACAGTATATACCTCCAAATTCAAACTTTGGAAACATAAAGACCGTTAGAGCCATAACATTGCTATCACAGtatttcatcttttttttgtggggggggggaaataaaaCAGCAACATATGTGTTAACGTTGTCAATTAATACACACCATGATCCTTAATGTGCATTTGGTTGAAGGACTGAGGAATACAGAACTGTGATGCATTCTTCAAGCATAAAAAGAGATGGCCTTATACAGTCACAAGATATTTTCCTGGTGACCCAGTTAGTTTCTGCTGCTGTATGCCTCTTACTGCTCTGATTGCAACACAGCCTCACGGATATGCATACAAATGTAGAGAGCTGTACACAGTTCCAGTTATAACCTTTCAAACCCTGTAGGGACAGAAATGCTTAAAGAAAAATAGAAAGTGAAAAATAGTCTGCCTTCAAAATGGCCGATAAGTCCACAGTCTTTGACTCACAACgccaacaaaacaacaaaaatcacatTCCTTTCTACAAAAAGACGGTTCCATTTATATAAAAgatgaaaaacattttttttttttacattcaagaAATagcatttttttgtatttatattaaAAACAACTCAAATCATTTCACATTTGTCAACAGAATTCCTGTACAAATATATACTCCATGCTCTATGAAAGTGTCTGTGGCAGCCTGTGTTCTCTTTAGACCTCAGGTCGTAGACGGAACAGCCCCACCTAGAACAGCCCCACCTagaacattacatttagtcatttagcagacgctcttaaccagagcgacttacagcccCCAGGGAGGAGACacggtatgggggggggggggggggggggggggggggatatcacAGGCGTGTCTCTCTGTCAGGGTTGAGGTCCAACACCCGTATAAACTGCTCACAGTGTATCGAGttgctctcctccttccccagcaACTCTGACTCTCTGTTCCCATTGGCCAgggccttcttctcctcttccttgaTATGTCTCTTGAGTAAAGAGAACCCCAGGATGCACAGGAAGAAGGACAATGTTCTCAGGCCCAATGTCAGTCCCAGgtacaatatcctacaaaacAAACCAGTACCTTAAAAGCGAATACCATCCCAAGAGAGCAATGACTCCCAACTTCTAACAGTCTGTTGTATTGACTCAGTACTGACCTGTAGGCTGTAGTGTTGTATATCCTacatgctcctcttcctccacatcGCTTGTATCCCCACTTCAGACAGGTAGTGTCAATGATGGCCCCAAAGTAGATTGGGGCTGGGATTCCAGCTGCAAGCACAGGAAAGGTGAGGGTAGTCCGAATTAGCATCACAATTACAACATGTTGAATACTGAATGTTTGTGCACCGAATCTGAAATACAGAGGGTTGAGCAGGACCAAAGTGACATCATACCAAGGGTTCGAGTAGCCAACGTGTGAACGCCAAGGGCGAAGGATTTCAATTCTGGCTTCATACATctaaaggaaggaaagaaaagtCAACATTCGATACGTTTAAAAACCTCTCAAGAGGTGCAGACCGATGGAAGATTGCAGTTCAGCGTCCTGGCCGGCAGGGGGCTACTGACCTGATGAGCAGCACGAAGCCGGGCGTTCCTCCCAGCGAAATGATGAAGGAGCTGAGCACAGCGAGAGCCAGGAAGTAGGGGAACACTCTGTCACAGTTGTCCCTGTGGAGACAGTGTCCCAGAGCTGCTGTCAGGTTTGCTGAGTGAGGACCTGCGGAAGCCACACACCTGCACTGGTCGAAAACCTGAGGAGAGAAAAACATCAACTTTGTCACCTTTTTTTTTCACACTAACAGCTCATCACAACCTTGTGGGATGTGTCGAAAAGCATGTGAAATTGAAACACcattcagggtttcccgcagaaaatagAAAatttgttagttaaggtggtagggttgGGTTTGCTGTCAGAACGGGGGAGGCGGTTGTGCAATACACTAATgcgggggtgtgggtgggggctagtttgtgcgatagactaatgcgttctgcagagaagggagactggcgttggtcacagtttggaatggaagggagaaaacaggacaacggcGGATATCGCTATATTGCTAGGCTTTTTTTTTACGACTTGGTTAAAGCGGCAGgcatgtgttgcttaggcggccaccttaactgaaaagtgctgcgggaaaccctgccaTTGATGTAGACAGAATAtgaggttgtatgtgtgtgtgtgtgtgtgtgtgtgtgtgtgtgtctctgcacaCATCAGCATAACAGCCGTAGTGAGAGCCAGGTGAGCCAGGTGTCACCGGCTGACCGTGGTTTTGCCGGAGCCAGAGGACGATgagcagccagccagacagggcGACACGTAGGTGATGCCGTTTTCACCACAAACGGGGTCCCAATCCTTCCCGGAACACAGACAGCCGGAGTTACACTCCGAGAACTGAGAGCTCTCGTGATAGGACAAGCTCTCCACCCTGgacgtggagagagggagagacagggagagaagaataaagagagagagaggaagggagagtggtggagaaagacagagataatgagagggaggagagaaagagcacaTGCATGTTAACATGAAATAATAATGAATCAAAGCAAAGGTTGACATAAAACATATAGACATCTATGGGAAAAGGGTTGATGAGATACAGATTGTGTCTTTTCACTGTAAAATGCATTGGTCCGAAATGCTGCAGTCCCAGGAATAACATATAAGCCATTCACTGGCTGACGTGTTCTATGAGAACTGCTTTCTAGAGGGGCTCTATAAATAGACCTTTCCAATTAGACATGAGGGAAGAACATGACATTTGCATAcagtcaggaggaagagaggaggaggagaggagaaggaggagaggaagagagaaggagaagaggaggagaggaagaggaggagaggaagaggaggagaggaagaggaggaggaggagaggaaaagaggtggagaaaaggagaagagaagaggatgagaggaagaagaggaggggaagagaggaggggaggatgaaagcagaagaggaggaggagaggagaggattgcGTACCCGGTATAAGACACAGTGATTCCTGCCACCTTGGCGTTCTCACAGCCCAGGgcgaagaagaagagagacaggaagtaccCTAACAGCGAGGTCCCGAAGGCAAACTTGGCGGCTCCCATGATGCCCAGCTTGAACTTCTTCATGATCAAGCCCCCAGAGAACATCCCCAGGGCAACGGCGGGGATGTTGATCATGCCTGCCAACCGACCAAACAGGAC
Proteins encoded in this region:
- the LOC124476675 gene encoding B-cell receptor-associated protein 29-like; translation: MTLQWTVVALFLYVEIALILLLCLPFVSAKRWRSVFNLSIWNWLSAYWNKCFFTMIIILIVLFLDALREVKKYSASEPMQDAKLNPNLFDHMHMKLFRAQRNLYISGFSLFLWLIMRRVVTLIQQVAISTDMEASLQGQTESANQSAKKYQEDNLRLRQALLDEEKATSAQNESLKKEADKLVKDLKAGDDAVRKSRAEVEAMKKQSEGLIKEYDSLLTEHQAVQIIYDGAGDKKDK